AGGAACCCGGCGTGCCACTGGATGACGTGCGGGAGGTCAGCAACTATGTTGCGGCCCTCGACCATGGTCTGCGCCTGCTGGAGGAAGGTCTGCCGCTGTCGCTACGCTTGTTCCGTGAAATCCACGGTGTGCTGCTGACCAAGGGCCGGGGCAGCAATCAAACCCCTGGCGAATTTAGGCGCAGCCAGAACTGGATCGGCGGCACCCGGCCGGGCAACGCGGCCTTCGTTCCGCCTCCGGCCGAAGATGTACTGAAGTGCATGAGCAAGCTGGAGCTCTTCCTCCATGACCAACCGGAGCCGACCCCGGTTCTGCTCAAGGCAGCGCTGGCCCATGTGCAGTTCGAGACGATCCACCCATTTCTGGACGGTAACGGCCGTCTGGGGCGTCTGCTGATCGCGCTGCTGCTGTGTGAACAGAAGGTGCTGCGGGAGCCGATGCTCTACCTCAGTCTCTACTTCAAGACGCACCGCCAGTATTACTACGAGCTGCTCAACAACGTGCGCATGACCGGTGACTGGGAAGCCTGGCTCGATTTCTTCGCCGAGGCGGTCATCGTCACCGCCACCCAGGCTGTGGAAACGGCGCAGCTGCTCCTCAACCTGTCGAACCAGGACCGCGACAAGATCAGCGGCCTCGGACGAGCGGCGGCATCCACCCTGCAGGTTCACCGGGCGCTGATGGAGCATCCCATCGCCACCTCGGGCTCGTTGGTGGAAAAGACCGGCATCACCCCGGCCACGGTCAACAAGGCGCTCGGCCACCTGGAGCAGCTCGGCATCGTCAAGGAACTAACTGCTCAGAAACGCAACCGCCTGTTCAGCTACGCGGGCTATATCGAGATCATGAGTCGCGGCACGGAACTGCCGGGCAGGTAGGCCAATTCGATTCCCATTTTCGGAATCGAATAAGATTCGTTGGGATGCTTTTCTTGGTATCCGCTCCCGTTGCAAACCCAGCATCCTCGTCCGGAGCTTGGAAATCGGGAGAGAAAAGTTGCTTCCCCGGAGGGAACTTGGGGCACGACTCGACTTCCTATGTGAAGCCCTTTGTTTTCAATGCGTTACGGGGCAGATCGGGGTCGGAGACTGAATTGCGGTCGAGAGCTGTTTGCTCCACCATCAACCAACCGAACCAGCGACCGGCAGCCCCGGCGCTGGTTCGTTTTCTTTTGGGCGGCTCTCCGCCCTACCTTGGCGGCCGTCGTCCGGGAGGGCGTTCCTGGCGCCCGGCGCAGCAGCCGGCGGGGCGGTAGCCGGCGGCTTCGGCTGCGGCGCGGGTGGTGAAGGCGCGGGTGCAGTGGCGGCAGTCGTAGTGGGGGCAGCCGGGGAGGTGGTAGACGAAGGAGCGGGTGTTGCCGTGGAG
The nucleotide sequence above comes from Chloroflexi bacterium ADurb.Bin180. Encoded proteins:
- a CDS encoding Adenosine monophosphate-protein transferase SoFic encodes the protein MTISTVGEKAQAFVPAPLPPRPPIDWSPELRSKFDQALLALGRLDSVSTLLPDTSLFLYMYVRKEAVLSSMIEGTQSSLSDLLLFELDQEPGVPLDDVREVSNYVAALDHGLRLLEEGLPLSLRLFREIHGVLLTKGRGSNQTPGEFRRSQNWIGGTRPGNAAFVPPPAEDVLKCMSKLELFLHDQPEPTPVLLKAALAHVQFETIHPFLDGNGRLGRLLIALLLCEQKVLREPMLYLSLYFKTHRQYYYELLNNVRMTGDWEAWLDFFAEAVIVTATQAVETAQLLLNLSNQDRDKISGLGRAAASTLQVHRALMEHPIATSGSLVEKTGITPATVNKALGHLEQLGIVKELTAQKRNRLFSYAGYIEIMSRGTELPGR